GCGGGCCACGTAGCCCAGCTCCACCGGCTGCGGCTGGCCCCACCAGGTGAGGCCCGGCGTGTAGCGGCCGCGCAGTCCCACGGTGGTGCCCTGATAGGACTGCTCCGTGTTGTCGCCGCGCTGGGCTTCGCCGATGGGAGGCGTGTCCTGGAGGAAGCCGGTGAAGTTCTCGCGGCTGCGCATCTGCCGGGCGATGGCGAAGGCCTGCTGCACGAAGCGGCCTCCGCGCTCCAGCCGGGACGTCAGCTCCACGGAGGCGATGTGGCGCTGGCTCGCGCCGCCCTGGTTCGGGTCGTAGAGACAGAAGAACTGCGAGTCCGCGTCCGGCTCACACGGCAGCCGCGCGTCCACGACGTCCGTCTCCCGCACCACGCCCGCGGAGGAATAGCGCGCGCCGTAGCTCGCGCCGAACAGGCGCAGCTTCGTCTCCGGGCCCAGGCGCAGCTCCGTCTGGGCCATCAGGCCCGCGTTCGCATAAGCGCGGTTGGGTCCAAAGCCGTGCCCCTGGCGCAGCAGCACGCCGACGAAGGTGGCGGCGGTGGACTCGGGCGGGCCCCACACCAGGGACAGCCGGCGCGACGCGAAGCTGCCGTAGCTGGCGGACGCGATGATGCCCCGCCGCTCCAGCCCCAGCTGGTACTCCACGGTGCCCGCCACGCCGAAGTCGCCCTGGGATGGATCATACGGCCCCTCCGTCACGCGCAGGGACTGCACCAGCTCCGGGATGATGAAGTACGTGTCCGCGTAGCCGTGACCGTGGGCGTTGGAAACCTCATTGAGGGGCACTCCGTCCAGGCGCATCTCCACGTCCTTGCCCTCGCCCGCGTCGAAGCCGCGCAGGTAGACGGTCTCCGCGTGCCCTTCCCCGCCGTGGTTGGCGAGCATCACGCCCGGAGCGAGCAGCATCAGGTCCGTGGCCGAGTTGCGAGGCACGTCCGCCAGCTGCCCCACCGTGATGTGGAAGTCCCCCACCGCGACCGGAGGCGGCGCGGCGGAGTGCCCCCGCACCGTGGTGGAGAACGCGGGCGGCTCCGGCTTCGCCGGCTTCGGAGGAGGTGCGGGCTCCTCCACCTCGACCCCAGGGACCTCCGCCCCCGGCTCGAACGTCACCGGCACGTCCACGCGCACCTCCAGCGGCTCCTCTCCCTGGCGCGCGGGCTGGAAGCGCCAGCGCAGGGCCGCCGCCATCGCGGCCCGGTCGAACGCGGTGCCCCCGGACTCCTGGACCTCCACCAGGGACACCTCTCCCCCGCTGTCGATGGTCAGCCGCAGCAGCACCCGCACGGCCTCTATCAACGGCGGGGCGTCCGCCGGCATCACCGGCGGCGGTGCCTCCACGGGAACGGGTGGCGTCACGGGCACTTCGGGCGACGCGCTCAACAGCCAGAGCACCAGCGTCGGGATGAACACGGGCAACGACCTCGGCCTTCGGGGCCCACCCGGCACGGGCAGCCTTTCCAACGGCCGTCCGTGGATATCGCAACCCAGACTTGACTTGCAACATAGTTACAAATACCAACCGGATACATGAACCGACGAAGCAAGTGGACCCGGGGCCTGCTGTCAGGTGCGTTGGCCCTCATGGCCTGCGGCTGCGGTGACGCCGTGGCGCGGGGCGACGTGCGCGTGTCGCTGAGCGGCGGAGACGGCACGCAGCGCGGCTACGCGGATCACCTCTTCCAGGACGGCTGGTCCGTGCAGTTCACCAAGTACCTGGTGTCCCTGGGCGACTTCACCCTCACCTCCGCGGCCGGCGACGTGCACGCCACGACGGAGCACCTGCTGGTGGACGTGCAGAAGGGGGACGTGCCCCTCACCGGCCTCACGGGCCTGGAGGCCGGGCGCTACGGCGTGGCCTTCCGCGTGAGCCCTCCGGAGGCCCGCACCGTAGCGGGCACGTCCGTGTCCGCGGACGACCTGGCGATGATGCGCGAGCGCGGCTTCAGCTACTTCGTGGAGGGCCGCGCGCAGAACCGCGACCCCACCCTGGGCGTCTACACCTTCCGCATGGGCTTCCCCGTCGACGCGCGGATGGTGGACTGCATCAACGGCGTGGACGGCACCCAGGGCATCGTCGTGCCGGAGAGCTCCGTGGCGGAGGGGGAGGTCACCATCCACGCCGAGCACATGTTCTACGACCGGCTGGGCACCCACCGCGGCGTGCAGCTGCGCTTCGAGGCCATCGCCGCCACCGCGGACTCAAACCACGCCATCACGCCGGAGGGGCTGGCATCCCAGGACCTGCTCGACCTGCGCGGGCTGGGGGGCGGCGAGCTGCGCGACGCCCAGGGCCAGCCCGTCGTCTACCAGCCCGGCGCCTACGCCCTGCGCACGCTCCAGGAGTTCGTCACCCAGAGCATCGTGGATCAGGCGCACCTCAACGGCGGCGGCGTCTGCACCGTCGCCGCGCCGTAGGGCCTCCCCAGCACACAGGGAAGGCCCCGGCGGGACTCACGCCTTGGGCGCTTCCTTCGCGGCGCGCTGCGCTTCGACCTCGCGCCGCACGTCATCCATGTTCAGCGCGCGGACCTGCTTCAGCAGGTCCTCCAGCGCCGCCGCCGGCATCGCGCCCGGCTGCTCGAACAGCAGGATGCCGTCCCGGAACACCATCAGCGTGGGAATGGAGCGGATCTCGAAAGCACCGGACAGCTCCGGCTGCGCGTCGGTGTCGATCTTCCCGAACACGATGTCCGCGTGCTTGTTGGAGGTGCTCTCGAAGATGGGCGCGAACGCGCGGCAGGGGCCACACCAGGTCGCCCACCAGTCCAGGATGACGATGCCGCTCTTGCCCACCGTCTCCTTGAAGTTGTCCTTCGTGATTTCGAGCGTCGCCATGAAGTCCTCCTACCGAACGTCCAACAGCTCCACCTCGAACAAGAGGGTGGCGTTGGGGGGAATCACCCCGGCCGCGCCGCGCGAGCCGTAGCCCAGCTCCGGCGGGATGGTGAGCTTGCGGATGCCGCCGACCTTCATGCCTGCCACGCCCTGGTCCCAGCCCTGGATGACCTGGCCCGCGCCCAGGCCGAAGGTGAAGCCCTGACCCCGGTCCCGGCTGCTGTCGAACTTCTTGCCGTCCGTGAGCGTGCCCACGTAGTGCACCGTCACCCGCTTGCCGGCGACCGCTTCCGCCCCGGTCCCGACCTTCACGTCTTCCACTCCCAAGCTCATGCCAGGCTCCTCAGGCGGGGATCCGCCATGGAAAAGTGCGCACTCTAACGCCGGGCGCAGCCTCCCGCCTCCCTGAATGCCCCACCCCGTGCCGGAATAAAAGTGACGGCGGGGGACCGGACGATTCCGGACACCCCGCCGTCAGCTCCTGCCATGGAGGCCGTGACTTCACATCAGAACGTGCCACCCACGTTCAGCGTGGTCGTGTAGCTGCCACCGCCCGACGGATCGTCGCCACCCGGATCGATGTTGGGGGCGAACTGCTTGTCGAACAGGAAGTTGTAGTAGCCACGCAGGTCCGCGGTGAAGTGGCCGAAGTGGCCGCGCACGCCCACGCCCGCCGGGATGTTGCCCACGGTGTCGTCGCTGTAGCCGAGCGACTCACCGCCGCGGAAGTGGTAGTTGCTGATGCCGATGCCGCCCAGGAGGTACGGCTGCACCGCCGTCGGCGTCACGGCCACGGTCAGGGCCGCCTGGCCACCGTTGCGCACCAGGTCCGGACCGTCTTCCGCACCCGCGGCGCCCGCGTCCTTGATGTTGTTCAAGGCGCCGGAGTAGCCGACTTCGATACCCAGCACGGACGTCGGCTTGAGCGACGCCGTCACGGCCGCGGAGGGGCCGGGGGCAATCTGCGGAGCCAGGGCGCCGGTGTAGCCTTCCACACCGCCACCGATGAGGAGCGTCAGGCCCTTCTTGTCGTTCTTGCTCTTCTTCTCCACTTCCAGCGGCTTGATGTCCTCATTGGTTGACGCCGAGGGCGTGTAGCTCGGGGCCGGAGGCGGCGTGGTGGCCAGGCCGCTGCCGCCCGTGGCCTCCTCGCCGTACAGCGAGCTGTCACGCTGGCTCATGCCACCGCTGCTCGTGCCGGACGGAGGCGGAGGCGGAGCGGGAGGCTCCACCGCGGGAGGCTGCGCCTGGGGAGCCGATTCGAGCGGTTCGCTCTGCGGCGTGGTGGTGCCACTGCCGCCCGTCCCGGACTCGTTCAACGGCTCGCAGCGCATCGGCGTGTTCAGGTAGACCACGCCGCTACCACCGGTGTCGCTGGTGCCCTGGTGCTTGCTGCTCTTCGAGGAGTCATCCAGCGACGACCCGGACGAGCCGCTGCCGCCCGTGCCCTGAAGCGATTCATCCACCGGCGCCTCTTCAATGAGGAGGTCCTCCTCCTGGACCCCGTCCTGGGAGGACTGCGCCGACATGTCCTTGTTCTGCTGGTCCTTGGGGACCGCGGCCTGCCCTGGAGGGCAATCCTTCTCCGCCGCACCCGCGCCCGTCCCATACATGAGCGCCGCGATGGCGCCCGCCAGAATCTTCGCTTTCATCCAACCCTCCATCGTCGACTGACTGACATGAAGGTTGTCTTGCGAGGGACATCCGGCAAGCCTTGCGCGGAAGGTCAAAGACAGCTGACCTGCCCGCCTGCCCCTCAGGGGGGAAGGCGTGGTTTCAGAGCCACTTCACGGGGACGGAGGGCTCGAACGCCACCCCGTCCACCGTCAAAGGCAGACGTCCATGGACATCCGTCACGCTTTGCGAAGCCAGGCCGAACCGGTGACGACAGGCAATTGCAGCGCGCGCTCACGGTCCAGGTCCAGGTTGCCAATGTGCAGCGACAGCGGCGCCTGGACCCACTTGTAGATGGACTGGTGGAACAGGCGCACGAAGCGGTCCACGTACCCGCCCAGCCGCTCCGCATCCACCTCCGGGAACATCGCGGTGAGCGCGGTGCGCATCTCCGACGGGGTGAGCTTCTCGCCCGCGTGCAGGTAGAAGCACGCGTCCAGGATGGGGAAGGGCATGAGCTCCTCTTCGCCCACCTGATCATGCGCCAGCTCCGGCCCCGCGGGCTTGGCCAGCACCTTGCGGATGCCCTCGTAGCCGGTGGTCTCCTGCAGGTAGTCCAGGAGGTACATCACCACCGTCTTGGGCACGTTGGCGATGACCGCGAGCGCGCCCATCAGGTCGCCGCCGATGGTGGTGTAGCCCACGGACTTCTCGCTCATGTTGCCCGTCTGCAGGAACAGGCCGCCGCAGGAGTTGCTCCAGTTCCACATGCGCTGGGCGCGGATGCGGGCCTGGATGTTCTGCTCGGTGATGGGGGTGAGCTTCGTTTCGCCCAGCATCGTCTGGGCGGCGGCCTTCTCCCGCTCGAAGGCCTCTTCGATGGAGACCACCTGGA
This DNA window, taken from Corallococcus coralloides DSM 2259, encodes the following:
- a CDS encoding TonB-dependent receptor domain-containing protein; translated protein: MFIPTLVLWLLSASPEVPVTPPVPVEAPPPVMPADAPPLIEAVRVLLRLTIDSGGEVSLVEVQESGGTAFDRAAMAAALRWRFQPARQGEEPLEVRVDVPVTFEPGAEVPGVEVEEPAPPPKPAKPEPPAFSTTVRGHSAAPPPVAVGDFHITVGQLADVPRNSATDLMLLAPGVMLANHGGEGHAETVYLRGFDAGEGKDVEMRLDGVPLNEVSNAHGHGYADTYFIIPELVQSLRVTEGPYDPSQGDFGVAGTVEYQLGLERRGIIASASYGSFASRRLSLVWGPPESTAATFVGVLLRQGHGFGPNRAYANAGLMAQTELRLGPETKLRLFGASYGARYSSAGVVRETDVVDARLPCEPDADSQFFCLYDPNQGGASQRHIASVELTSRLERGGRFVQQAFAIARQMRSRENFTGFLQDTPPIGEAQRGDNTEQSYQGTTVGLRGRYTPGLTWWGQPQPVELGYVARYDNVHTRARRLRDKGGAPYATVFDNQVRVTNLGAYLSLRGAPLEWLTLRGGVRVDTFLFGVEDLNRPTEDRQGARIPEESVEAYGFFASPRASAEVRLTPRLTWLTSAGLGARSSDAAGLSDAEFAPYARVTSGETGLGWRWSEGPSSLELRSAVFATRVSQDLVFSETAGRNQPIGPSQRLGAFGSVRFQWEQHLDVQASLAWARATQPLPEASPWKLWDGAVLPYIPQVLGRVDASWRGTATVARQPMGWSVALGHSAIGPKPLPLDRYSESIFLFDVAARARWHAVELGLSVENLLDARWRESEFNYVSNFRGPDAPASLLATRHFSAGAPRTVRGTLTVYLDLQEDPP
- the trxA gene encoding thioredoxin, whose amino-acid sequence is MATLEITKDNFKETVGKSGIVILDWWATWCGPCRAFAPIFESTSNKHADIVFGKIDTDAQPELSGAFEIRSIPTLMVFRDGILLFEQPGAMPAAALEDLLKQVRALNMDDVRREVEAQRAAKEAPKA
- a CDS encoding FKBP-type peptidyl-prolyl cis-trans isomerase — encoded protein: MSLGVEDVKVGTGAEAVAGKRVTVHYVGTLTDGKKFDSSRDRGQGFTFGLGAGQVIQGWDQGVAGMKVGGIRKLTIPPELGYGSRGAAGVIPPNATLLFEVELLDVR